The following are encoded in a window of Ferribacterium limneticum genomic DNA:
- a CDS encoding AraC family transcriptional regulator, giving the protein MLNPTSIKHYLSLMKARGYKDEDVFCGTVVDPIALSDPDCLISHEDHQTLLGNMIRLTGDSGLGLELGSTVDIPNFSVLAYAGMSCRTIRDGMKEIWSRYGRAFGVNVDPSVVEENEDWSVIELSAPRINDAIYRFSIEEALFALSRFGGALTGDSIPFIAISFAYPKPSYSDRYTEFFHCPITFGAPCTFITVHRRWLDSEFKTNDAALNQACRDYLDRALKQAQKNSPLSLRLRQYLLARVDGMPSISEAAKAFGMSSRTLARQLQQQGCTYRVLTEEIRIELAQRWLNSGQLSAKEVGYRLGFSDVVTFRRAFKGWTGKTIGEYCTAPHNADTSSANDSR; this is encoded by the coding sequence ATGCTTAACCCTACATCCATAAAGCATTATTTATCCCTGATGAAAGCCCGCGGGTATAAAGATGAAGACGTTTTTTGCGGTACTGTTGTTGATCCAATCGCCTTGAGCGACCCCGACTGCCTGATCAGCCACGAAGACCACCAGACACTGCTCGGCAATATGATCCGATTGACTGGGGATTCTGGTTTGGGCCTTGAACTTGGCAGTACAGTTGATATTCCTAACTTCAGCGTATTGGCCTACGCTGGAATGTCTTGCCGAACCATCCGTGATGGAATGAAGGAAATTTGGTCTCGTTACGGTAGGGCTTTCGGCGTTAATGTTGATCCGAGTGTGGTTGAAGAAAACGAGGACTGGTCTGTCATCGAACTCTCGGCACCACGCATCAACGATGCGATTTACCGTTTCAGCATTGAGGAGGCCCTGTTCGCACTGAGCCGGTTCGGCGGCGCCTTGACCGGTGATTCCATTCCTTTCATTGCTATTTCTTTCGCTTACCCCAAACCGTCATACAGTGACCGATATACTGAATTTTTTCATTGTCCGATTACCTTCGGAGCACCATGTACCTTTATTACAGTCCACCGTCGCTGGCTCGATAGTGAATTTAAGACCAATGACGCCGCACTCAATCAGGCCTGCCGCGACTACCTTGATCGCGCGCTTAAGCAAGCCCAGAAGAACAGTCCCCTTAGCCTCCGGCTGCGCCAATATCTGCTGGCTCGCGTCGATGGAATGCCATCGATAAGCGAGGCGGCCAAAGCCTTTGGCATGAGTTCCCGTACCCTGGCTCGCCAACTGCAGCAACAAGGTTGCACCTACCGCGTCCTGACCGAAGAAATTCGTATTGAATTGGCGCAACGCTGGTTGAATTCCGGTCAGCTCTCGGCCAAGGAAGTCGGCTATCGCCTGGGTTTCAGCGATGTGGTGACCTTCCGTCGTGCATTTAAAGGCTGGACGGGGAAGACCATTGGCGAGTACTGCACGGCTCCCCATAACGCCGATACTTCCTCGGCAAACGACAGCCGCTAA
- a CDS encoding DUF1329 domain-containing protein, with product MKHRNRLASVGLAALMAAVAGAAQAAVSADEAKQLGTSLTLWGAEKAGSKDGLIPEYSGPVKVPASYDPKKPGVRPDPFASEKPLFVITAQNMDKYEDKLSEGQKAMLKKYPTFRIDVYPSHRTADYPKYVLDNTLKNATACKAVNNELQVEGCYGGVLFPIPKSGNQVIWNHVARYTAHSWGGTNDSVMVTASGKAINQGINAMVQEAPFFDPKRTGPAPNNTVYWQIRLDTSGPARKAGEKLMIIDALDTLNVGRRVYQYLPGQRRVKLAPDIAYDTPNPQAGGASVMDEAQNFMGAQDRFDFKLLGKKEMYIPYNNFKITDKASCSTEQLFTPNHANPDCVRWELHRVWVVAGTLKAGQRHVYSKRIIYVDEDAPGAGMAEAYDSVGRMYRFGFSTFYPMYEAQGMISDEFFVHDLTSGMYNGNGHGADYGGWYPIAPKPASFFNPDALAGEGVR from the coding sequence ATGAAACACCGAAATCGGTTGGCATCGGTTGGCCTGGCGGCCTTGATGGCAGCAGTTGCCGGGGCCGCCCAAGCAGCAGTCAGTGCTGACGAGGCTAAGCAGCTGGGGACCAGTCTAACGCTCTGGGGCGCGGAAAAAGCCGGAAGCAAGGACGGCTTAATCCCCGAATACTCAGGCCCGGTGAAAGTGCCTGCCAGCTACGACCCCAAGAAGCCGGGGGTTCGTCCCGACCCCTTTGCCAGCGAGAAGCCCCTGTTCGTGATTACTGCACAGAACATGGACAAGTACGAGGACAAGTTGAGTGAAGGGCAGAAGGCCATGCTCAAGAAATATCCCACTTTCCGCATCGATGTCTATCCCAGCCATCGCACGGCGGACTATCCCAAGTACGTTCTCGACAACACGCTCAAGAACGCCACTGCCTGCAAGGCAGTTAACAATGAATTGCAGGTGGAAGGCTGCTACGGCGGTGTGCTCTTCCCTATTCCCAAGTCAGGTAATCAGGTGATATGGAACCATGTGGCGCGGTATACCGCCCATTCCTGGGGCGGCACCAACGACTCCGTCATGGTGACTGCGAGTGGCAAGGCCATCAATCAGGGCATCAATGCCATGGTGCAGGAAGCACCGTTCTTTGATCCCAAGCGCACCGGGCCCGCCCCAAATAACACCGTCTATTGGCAGATTCGCCTTGATACCTCCGGCCCCGCCCGCAAGGCTGGCGAAAAACTGATGATCATTGATGCCCTGGACACGCTCAATGTCGGACGGCGCGTTTATCAGTACCTGCCCGGCCAGCGTCGGGTCAAGCTGGCGCCCGATATCGCCTATGACACTCCCAATCCCCAGGCCGGCGGCGCATCAGTCATGGATGAGGCGCAGAATTTCATGGGTGCCCAGGACCGCTTCGACTTTAAGCTGCTGGGCAAGAAGGAGATGTACATCCCGTACAACAATTTCAAGATTACCGACAAGGCGTCTTGCAGTACGGAACAACTTTTTACACCCAACCATGCCAATCCCGACTGTGTCCGCTGGGAGCTACACCGGGTATGGGTCGTCGCCGGTACCCTGAAGGCAGGACAGCGCCATGTGTACTCCAAGCGGATCATTTACGTGGATGAGGATGCGCCGGGTGCCGGCATGGCGGAAGCTTATGACTCCGTGGGCCGCATGTATCGTTTCGGTTTCTCTACCTTCTATCCCATGTATGAAGCACAGGGAATGATATCCGATGAATTCTTCGTCCATGACCTGACCAGTGGCATGTACAACGGAAATGGTCACGGCGCCGACTATGGCGGCTGGTATCCGATCGCCCCTAAGCCAGCCAGCTTCTTCAACCCGGATGCCCTTGCCGGCGAGGGTGTTCGTTAA
- a CDS encoding phosphotransferase, with the protein MTTSQLTWKEKAKLFGKAASVGLHVMGEHIYRRKAWNADDVPRSYLDITPEWLSTVMGDGWAGAKVLAIKSTGGSVGTSSRHGLQLSLNAEAKHAGWPDRVFTKATTNYTQRLVLGLSDVIWGEVAFYNHLRKPLDIEAPKGYFACACASSFRSMVVMEDIVHTKGAKFVSADTYITKAQVENLLADMAKLHGHYWNSNALQHDFNFLPTTVDRWKLLSKIGFKGRSLIGAQRAAAVIPAAIVNRQDDLWNAVLLSFSLNMQQPQTLLHGDSHVGQTYITRDGRMGLTDWQAILRGGWAYDFAYLVTSALTVEDRRLWEQDLLHFYLDRLQAAGGAQIPFDEAWLSYRQHTFYPYFAWVYTIGAGTLQPNMQPDHISMAIIERTANAINDHDALKLVGI; encoded by the coding sequence ATGACCACATCGCAGCTGACTTGGAAAGAGAAGGCGAAGCTATTCGGCAAAGCGGCCAGCGTCGGCTTGCATGTCATGGGCGAACACATCTATCGGCGCAAGGCCTGGAATGCGGATGATGTGCCCCGTTCCTACCTTGACATTACCCCCGAATGGCTGAGCACCGTTATGGGCGACGGGTGGGCCGGGGCCAAGGTTCTAGCCATCAAATCAACCGGCGGCAGTGTCGGCACATCGAGTCGCCACGGGCTGCAGCTGTCCCTGAATGCCGAGGCTAAACATGCCGGATGGCCGGATCGGGTTTTTACCAAAGCGACAACCAACTACACCCAGCGTCTCGTCCTAGGCTTGTCGGATGTGATCTGGGGCGAAGTTGCGTTCTACAACCATCTGCGCAAGCCGCTCGATATCGAGGCGCCCAAAGGCTACTTCGCCTGTGCGTGCGCTTCGTCGTTCCGGTCCATGGTGGTGATGGAAGACATCGTCCATACCAAGGGCGCCAAATTCGTTTCAGCCGACACCTATATCACCAAGGCACAGGTCGAGAACCTGCTGGCCGACATGGCCAAGCTACATGGCCATTACTGGAACAGCAATGCCCTGCAGCATGACTTCAATTTTCTGCCCACAACGGTGGACCGATGGAAGCTGCTGAGCAAGATTGGCTTCAAGGGCCGCTCGCTTATTGGCGCCCAACGAGCCGCAGCCGTGATTCCGGCCGCCATTGTCAACCGCCAGGATGACCTGTGGAATGCCGTACTGTTGTCGTTCAGTTTGAATATGCAGCAGCCGCAGACCCTGCTGCATGGGGATTCCCATGTCGGCCAGACTTATATCACCAGGGATGGACGGATGGGGCTTACCGACTGGCAAGCGATCCTGCGTGGCGGTTGGGCCTATGACTTCGCCTACTTAGTGACCTCGGCCTTGACGGTGGAGGATCGCAGGCTCTGGGAGCAGGACCTGCTTCACTTCTATCTGGACCGGCTGCAGGCTGCTGGAGGCGCCCAGATTCCGTTCGACGAGGCCTGGTTGAGTTATCGCCAGCACACGTTCTATCCCTACTTTGCCTGGGTCTACACGATCGGCGCCGGAACGCTCCAACCCAATATGCAGCCGGACCATATCTCCATGGCCATCATCGAGCGGACCGCCAATGCCATCAACGACCATGACGCTTTGAAACTGGTTGGCATCTGA
- a CDS encoding electron transfer flavoprotein-ubiquinone oxidoreductase encodes MQREAMEFDVVIVGGGPAGLASAIRLKQLAAERGSEIAVCLIEKGAEIGAHILSGAVMDPRALTELLPNWKTDGAPLNVPVSEDRFFIFSETGATKVPNSVLPKCFHNEGNYVISLGNVCRWLGEQAEALGVEIYPGFAGAEVLFDESGAVMGVATGDMGRLRDGSEGPNFQPGMELHAKYTFFAEGCRGHLGKQLQAQFNLNEGVDPQTYGVGLKELWEISPEKHQLGLVVHSGGWPMDSATYGGGFLYHLENNQVAVGFVVGLGYSNPHLAPYEEFQRFKTHPNIRAFLEGGKRIAYGARALTAGGLQSLPKLTFPGGVLVGDDAGFLNAARIKGSHCAIKSGALAAEACFAALNGERQRDELTAYPEAFKQSWLYQELHQARNFKPWMNKGLKLGSVMFGVDQLVFGGKAPWTLHNTIPDPAKLKPASECAPIAYPKPDGVITFDRLSSVFLSSTNHEEDQPCHLQLKDADIPIRVNLATYDAPEQRFCPAGVYEIVRDENGANPRLQINAQNCVHCKTCDIKDPTQNINWVVPQGGEGPTYPNM; translated from the coding sequence ATGCAGCGCGAAGCCATGGAATTCGACGTCGTCATCGTGGGCGGCGGCCCGGCCGGACTGGCCTCGGCCATTCGCCTGAAACAACTGGCGGCCGAGAGAGGCAGCGAAATCGCTGTCTGCCTGATCGAGAAAGGGGCCGAAATCGGTGCCCACATCCTCTCCGGCGCCGTCATGGACCCCCGCGCACTAACCGAACTGCTACCCAACTGGAAAACAGACGGAGCGCCGCTCAACGTCCCGGTCTCCGAAGACCGCTTCTTCATTTTCTCCGAAACCGGCGCCACTAAAGTACCGAACAGCGTGCTCCCCAAGTGCTTCCACAACGAGGGCAATTACGTCATCTCGCTCGGCAACGTCTGCCGCTGGCTCGGCGAACAGGCCGAAGCCCTCGGCGTCGAAATCTACCCGGGCTTTGCCGGCGCCGAAGTGCTGTTCGATGAGAGCGGCGCCGTGATGGGCGTCGCCACCGGCGATATGGGGCGGCTGCGCGATGGTTCGGAAGGTCCCAATTTCCAGCCGGGCATGGAACTGCATGCCAAGTACACCTTCTTCGCCGAAGGCTGCCGCGGCCATCTCGGCAAACAACTGCAGGCCCAATTCAACTTGAACGAGGGCGTTGATCCTCAGACCTACGGCGTCGGTCTTAAGGAGCTCTGGGAAATTTCGCCCGAAAAACACCAGCTCGGCCTCGTTGTCCATAGCGGCGGCTGGCCGATGGATTCGGCCACCTACGGCGGCGGCTTCCTTTATCACCTGGAAAACAACCAGGTCGCCGTCGGTTTCGTCGTCGGCCTCGGCTACAGCAATCCGCACCTCGCGCCCTATGAGGAATTCCAGCGCTTCAAGACGCACCCCAACATCCGCGCCTTCCTCGAAGGCGGCAAGCGCATCGCCTACGGCGCCCGCGCCCTGACTGCCGGCGGCCTGCAGTCGCTGCCCAAGCTGACCTTCCCCGGCGGCGTTCTGGTCGGCGACGATGCCGGCTTCCTCAATGCCGCCCGCATCAAGGGCTCGCATTGCGCCATCAAGTCCGGCGCCCTGGCCGCCGAAGCCTGTTTCGCCGCGCTCAACGGCGAACGCCAGCGCGACGAGCTGACCGCCTACCCGGAAGCCTTCAAGCAGAGCTGGCTGTATCAGGAACTGCATCAGGCGCGCAATTTCAAGCCGTGGATGAACAAGGGCCTGAAACTCGGCTCGGTGATGTTCGGCGTCGACCAGTTGGTCTTCGGCGGCAAGGCCCCGTGGACCCTGCACAACACCATCCCCGACCCTGCCAAATTGAAGCCGGCCAGCGAATGCGCCCCGATCGCCTACCCGAAACCGGACGGGGTGATTACCTTCGACCGCCTGTCCTCGGTCTTCCTCTCCAGCACCAACCACGAGGAAGATCAGCCCTGCCATCTGCAACTGAAGGATGCCGATATCCCGATCCGCGTCAATCTGGCGACCTACGATGCCCCGGAACAGCGCTTTTGCCCGGCCGGCGTCTATGAGATTGTCCGCGACGAGAACGGCGCCAACCCGCGCCTGCAGATCAACGCCCAAAATTGCGTGCATTGCAAGACCTGCGATATCAAGGATCCGACCCAGAACATCAACTGGGTGGTGCCGCAGGGGGGCGAGGGTCCAACCTATCCGAATATGTGA
- a CDS encoding FRG domain-containing protein, producing METHTIKNWGEFDKLVGSKNYRKWIFRGQSNANFELESSLARAFKDAQSIHKAGSGEEKNLNKREHEKVMIDRFKCNAHLFLNHLPEPDDDLSWLSIMQHHGAPTRLLDFTFSPYIALYFALEDGTGDAAVYVLNHHALIAEDDEYFGTRRLEVHSKILDGAQKSEDMCLFAFEPTFSNHRLLSQQGLFVTTNTLEHTHERILKEYTVTDGDFTKLIIPARLRLTGLRKLNQMNINAANIYPGLDGFCKSMKRQPIFGLQWQKRVGNSG from the coding sequence ATGGAAACGCACACGATCAAGAATTGGGGGGAGTTCGACAAATTGGTCGGTTCAAAAAATTACAGGAAATGGATATTCCGGGGGCAATCGAACGCCAATTTCGAACTTGAGAGTTCGCTTGCTCGCGCTTTCAAGGATGCTCAGAGCATTCACAAGGCCGGGAGTGGGGAGGAGAAAAATCTCAACAAGCGAGAGCACGAAAAAGTAATGATTGACCGGTTCAAGTGTAATGCGCACCTGTTCTTGAACCACCTGCCGGAGCCCGATGATGACCTTAGCTGGCTTTCAATCATGCAACACCATGGTGCTCCGACAAGGCTGCTCGATTTCACGTTCTCGCCGTACATAGCGCTGTATTTTGCTCTTGAGGATGGCACGGGAGATGCGGCAGTTTACGTCCTGAATCACCATGCTCTAATAGCTGAGGACGACGAGTATTTTGGAACGAGGCGCCTTGAGGTCCATTCCAAAATTCTCGATGGTGCACAAAAGAGCGAAGACATGTGCCTTTTCGCCTTCGAGCCGACATTCTCGAACCATCGGCTGCTGTCACAACAGGGACTATTCGTCACCACGAACACCCTGGAGCATACCCACGAAAGGATTCTCAAAGAGTACACAGTTACTGACGGGGATTTCACAAAACTAATCATCCCCGCGCGCTTGCGATTGACCGGGCTGCGAAAGCTGAACCAAATGAACATCAACGCCGCCAACATCTACCCAGGTCTAGATGGCTTCTGCAAGAGCATGAAGCGACAACCAATCTTCGGGCTGCAATGGCAGAAGAGGGTTGGCAACAGCGGCTAG